ATTTAAGCCTGAAAATCACATCCAGTCTCCTTGAATTAACCTCTATATTCCATGCCTCACGAACTACTCCCTCTGACCCAGGTGCATTAAACCAACAATTGAAAACCTTTATGGGCTTGGGCCCATAGTCAACTATTTTTGACCTAAGGAGTAAGGGGCAGTGATCCGATAATTTTCTGTCCAGAACCAATACCGAAAGGTCATCCAACCGTTGGAAAAGAGAACCCGAAACGAGAAAACGGTCTAATTTGATGAATTTTATACCGTTATCACAAATTCGGGTAAACTTTTTCCCGACTAGAGGTACCTCAATAAGACCCATCTTAGATATAAAACTATTGAATCTGATTGCCCTACGCCGAATAAATTCACAGTTTCGTCTCTCATCTTCATTCCTAACTTAattaaaatccccacatagaatccAATCATCATTATCGAATTCAAGAAGCTTTTCTAAACTATCGAGGAACAAGCGTTTCTTGTTATCCTCATGTGGACCATAGACGTTTACCACAATGACGTCCCTTGTTTGCCCTTTCAATCTACCCCTAACCGCAAGAAAATATTCCCCCTCCACCGCTTGATCAACCTGAAACATTTCGCTATCCCATACAAGAGCAATTCCCCCTGACCTACCATTTGATTCCTTTTGAATGAATCTGAAATTGGGAGAACCCCAAAATAACTCAACGAAATTCTCATCAATCACCTGACATTTAGTTTCTTGCATCGCAACTATATAAGGTTTTGAGTCTGCACAAATATCCCGTAACCAACCAATTTTTCCCTCCTTTTTTAACCCACGAATATTAATTGAAAGAACTAACATATTTAACCTTGACAAAACGATTATAATTACAAATCAACACTGAGTTTTACCTTCATATCGAATGCCCAGGAGCTCCCCAAACTCGCTGTGATTTACGTTATCCTCACTGTCTTCAACGAATTACCCTTTATCCTTACTGCAACCATTCCCTTTTGCTCGACTTAGCCCGAGAATCTCTAGAATTAGATCTGGATTTCAAAATCAAATTCGTCGATTTCGCATTCTTCAGTTTATCCTTTCGAATAGTGTGAATTTTGCGGGCAATACACTTGAGTCGAAGAAATTTGGAGGACCCACGCCAACTCCCAACCCTTCTCCACACCGAATCAGTTGAATTACTCCGATTAGTTGAAGATGATTTAGACTTCGTTACACGCGGCTTTTTGACCTAACTTTAACTGAGATTTCGATTGTTTTGATGGAACACTAAGCACTGGAGTGGGGGAATCGATTGAAATGTTATCAATGCATTTATCGAGTGATAAGGTAGCTTTTTTGGGTCGATTCTCCTTTTTCCCCACTTTAGGCCCAACACTATTCCTAGTCTCATTTTCACGTTTAGGCCCAGCAggcccattatcatcatcattcttgatcTTCAGAAGGCCCATAACCTAAGCCTGCATTTACCTCCTTAACAGGCCCAATAAACCCATTAACTTCTTCAACATTAGGCCCTTCAACACTGGGCCTTTCAGGATCCACCACATCATCGGtgaatttttcgtttaattcttcaTCTGAAATGTTCAAGCGAGCCTTATCAAAACCTAGTCCAATATCATCATTTAATGCTACGTTATCATCTATTTTCCCCATAGCCTCCTCGTTCCCAGCGCCCAATACCTCGTGAATATTGTGGTCGCATGCCTTTTCCTTCTCATGATTATCCTTATTGAATGAATCAACAACTTTTGAACCGCTATCATTTGTCCCAATACACCTTGACCCTTGATCTTCTACCCTGGAACGACTTTCCTTTGCCAAAAAAACTTGATGATCCGGCGACTCTTTTTCATCCGGATCATTATTTGCAGGATCATCATTGTTGACTGAATTGTTATCCGTTTCCCATTCACTTACATTTTCCGAATCACCTTCAATATGAAATATATCTCTTGGATCCTCGATAACGTTAGCATAAAAACATCCATCTGTAGTTTTGACTTGAACCAGATCCTTAATTAGATTTGGACCCATCACCTTAACTAAAACCCTTCCACAAGCAAGATTTTGATCCCCTTTTAGCGAGCAGTTTTGTGCATCATAGATGGTTCCGTACCAGTTTGCTATTTTTCTGAAAGTAGATTCCTGCCAATTCAGAACCGAAACCCCTATGATTGAGAGCCATGTTAACCTACCCGGATTTTTAGTCGTTTTCACCCACTTCTTGATATTACTGATCCATTTACAGATGTTATGGCCTTCATTGTTAATTAGGGTTTTGACTAATTCATCAGTATCACATATCAACATTACATCTAATCCTCCCAAGAATTTAATATCAACATTTCTCAGCCCCTCTACTTCGCATATGCTTCGAAGTTGAAGCAAAACTTCAACACTTTTTACCTCACCCACTACAGCCCTCTTGAGAAACTCCATGTTTTGATTATCCTCAGCTAAAGTAATTACCCTTTCTTTTCCTACGTTTCTGCTACTTTGAATGTGAGGGCAATCTTCAGCAGTATTCTTCTTCACCCATTGAAGTTTATCTTTATTGAGCTTATTGCCCACCACCTCATTATAACCTCTATGATCCGTATAAGCATTGTTGATTTCAATTGTCGTATGAACTTTTTGGCCCTCCTGGTTCAACACGTTGTTAGTCTTACCTGATGGGTTTTGTTTCTCTTCCTGTTTTCCATCATCATTCTTTTTTCTCTCATAAGCTTGAATGCATATAATGGCCAGTTATCAGCGAAGAGGTTTTTTAACCTTCATAGAAAATTGACTTCATTTTTTATACCTTCGAAGCGCAAGAATGCAAACCTTTGCATGTTTTGTAATCTCTTCTTTGCAATATACACATCCCTAAACCCCCATGCGGTTTAAAGAATTCCCAGAACTCTAAGATACCCCATGACTCCGGAAAGTTGTACACCATGAACGATGTCACCCTTGAGTTGTCCGACCACATAACTCGACCTTGATGGAACTTACCGTTGTACTCTCCTAGATTACCAGCTTCCTTGTGTTCGTTGTTTACCCTAGATTTGTATAGGTTTCTTCTTGTTACAGTTTGCCACACGCCCTCTTGATTTTCTCTCTAGGTTTTCTCTCACTTGACTTTCACTCTCACACATTTTTCTCTATATTTAATTTCTCTCGTCCTTCTAATTttcaattgttaattatatgaaaatgttcacatgttcggaaataaatatgcacatgtgaacgagaaactatatatttaattatattggtAAAATATAATTGTTTtgcaactattttatgttcattcatactcttcataaACCTTGATGtgtgattcaatctagttacatgtgaaaatctttataaatcaaaagttctcgTAGTTCTCACCTTTTAtgattctcgtttgaacttttggctatatatatataggggcaggatcaatggggaagtaactaatcgggggaagtaaatttttttttttttcgttttttgataaaaactttgttcatgaacattatagattgtatgaaaatatgaacatttagaaaagacacttcgtgatgaatgttattattttggcgggaaaacgatcgacaaaaataacattcaagataatattgttcgtgaagaatgttaacgatttttttttcatgttttgtgaaataaaatttagcccgatttagagtttagggtttagggtttagggtttagggtttggtgttttgggtttattccataaacccaaaacactaaaccctaaaccctaaaccctaaactctaaatcgttcgtgttaaaaactcaatctaaatagtaaatctaaaccctaaatctaaaccctaaatcctaaatttctaaaccctaatatctaaaccctataaaccctaatatctaaaccctaatatctaaaacctcaacatacgcttgaaaaacacgataattgttatatattacttcttcgagcgttttcccggcaaaataaaaacatttatcacaaagtgtctttattaaatgttcatattttcatccaatctataatgttcgtgaacaaagttttttcaaaaaacgaaaaaaaaataacttttgcttccccccgcttccccccgattggttacttcaactccctcttgatcctaccaatatatatatatatatatatatatatatatatatatatatatatatatatatatatatatatatatatatatatatatatatatatatatatatatggtgaggatccatggagaactcatggtagtagagaactcatggaactcgtgcagattcactaaatctgcgtgcagatttacatattttttttttttggagaactcatggtagtagataactcatggaactcgtgcagattcactaaatctgcgtgcagattcacattttttttatattttttttttgcagattttttttttctgttcagattttttttttgcagattcagtcaatctgcgtgcagattgacgattttttccagttttttttttttttttacagatcgacttttttcagtttttttatgcagattgagtcaatctgcgtttttttttttttttgcagttttttttttttgcagatcgacttttttctgtgcagatttgacttttttttgtgcagattgagtcaatctgcgtgcagattgacgtttttttgcagttttttttttttttttttttttttgcagattcacttTTTTTCTGTGGAGAttcgctgttttttttttttttgcagttttttttttttccagattgtattttttttccaagattgaagctcaatctccacatagattgaagttcaatctatgagttttatgggttctctacatactctagttctctatgATCCTttcactctatatatatatatatatatatatatatatatattagaattttGACCTAACTTTGACTTTTATCTAACTTTGAATTTGACCTACTTAGGCCGACTTTGGCCTACTTAGTCCCCAAACTGACGCGTAGGCCTACTCAACAGACTTTTACAACAATATCTTAACCTATCTGATTGACTATCTGATTGGCAGTTTGAATAACTTCAGAAAAATACTACTACTAATTAGTAACCCACtaatttaaaagttcaagaacctaTGTCTATGATCAAACTTGTAATTTCATGAGAAGGATAGTCTAATTGATTTCTAAAGCATTTCCTACCTTCTACCTTTTCTTTATTCTTTACGTATTACTTTCAATCTTAATACATTTTGAGTTTATAAGCTTCGTTTTAGCATTCACGAGGGTGGCACATGCTATTTTAAACATCTGTTTTCGTTTGGCTGACATCAACACACTTCAGTCTATACGATTCAATACTAATTATTCCAGGTGGCAAGTTCAGCCCATTTACTTGGATCGACTTGGGTTGTGTTTTATAATAAATTAGTCAATTACCAAATATGCGTATGTACCTAAACCTTTTTTATACAAAAATCTACGCTATTGATGTGATATAATTGCTTTTGTATATTTAAGTTTGTTCCCCCAATAGTTGGACAAAGAAGTAGTTTCGGGTGAATCTGATCTGACCTGGCTGTCCCAAACAACACCATAAAGGATCCATCACGACCTGAATCCTCTTTGAGCAAGGAAGGGACTTTATCGAATGCACCAGTTTAGCGAACTATGCAGACCACCAAGAGCTAATCGAACTAGAAGAGGATCTCTCTTCAATATTAGGCCTTCATTACAGTATATTATCAATTTTCACTTCCTCTACTCAAACAATTTGACAACAAGATGTGAACATAGTAAGTTTTCGGTTAAAAGAAAAAAGGACAAACATAGTAAATTTTCGAGACATATTTGGATATGTTCATGGTCCCTAAATTCATTTCAATTAAGTTTTCACACAAAGTTGCATGACTCACATGACTTACTTTATAAACCAATTAAACAGCAATTGTTCAAGTTTGACAAACACCAAAACATACAACCGTGCTAACTAATATGGAGTTATACAAACTATTCAAATTCTGGCTCTCGAGATAATTGTAATTCTTTAAATGGCCAAGTAAATCTCCAACTCGTAAAACTGATCGTTGCATCAGATCCCTTATTGATCTTCACATCCTGTCTTTGTAAATTGAAGGCAGACAATCCATTCGAAGTGATATTCATACCATTTCCGAACCATATGATAGACAGACGTTTGCAGCCATTACCCAAACATAGTAATCCCTTATCACAAAACCTCGTACATCCGTACACATGTATTATCTCTAAATTTTGACAGTACAACCCAATCGACTCCCAACCACGCAAACCAACTTTTGGACAATGCGATAAGTCCCAATCTCTCAACAATGGACACCCTTTTGATATGCTTATAATAACATCATCCTCAATGGATTTGCACCACTCTATATCAAGAACTTTAAGATTTCCTAAACCAATACTTGTCAGGCCTTGTCCCAAAAATATACGCTCATTAACATCCCACGAAAGCCTTAGATATTCAAGACCAACACCTCCTCTTAAAATTTCAGTAACATCTGTAGAATCTAATGCACAACAACTCGCTTCTAATATTGTCAAAGTAGAAGAAAACCCTCTCAAGCCTAAACCAACAACTTTTTTGCAAGACCGTATTTTAAGTGCCCTAAGTTGACGACAATTTTGAAATATGTATTGAATCCCACGATTAGTTATGTGGGTGCAGGTATAAAGTTTGACCTCTATTAAAGATTTACAAGATTTGGCCAGAATTTCAAGCATACTATCAGTGATAGAACAACCAATAAGACAGATAACAGATAACAGAAAGCAATGGACAATAGGAAGCAACTGAAGCGAAACCTACACAAATATGTTCTATGCCGATCCTCATTTCAACTTTAAGTACCTTAAGTTGACGACAATTCTGAGATAAATATTGAATCCCGCAATCAGTTATGTTATTGCAGTAAGTGAGATTGACCTCTACTAAAGATTTACAGGATTTGGTCATAAGTCCGAGCCCGTTATCAGTGATAGAACAACGAACAAGACAGATAACGAACAAGAATGGACAATAGCACGCAATTGAAATGAAACCTTTATCCGTGACTTGACTACAAAAAGTAAGAGAAAGACGTTGCAACGTAGACCCACACATTTGTAATTTAATTAAATCAGCATCTGAGATTGGCTCGTGGAAAGAAAGATCTTGTAATTTGTTAAAACGACTAAGCAACTTATCTAGCATATAGGAATCATAAACCGAGAGGTTTTTTCTAACACACTGTTGGAGAtacggagaactttaaacaattagagggaagattccaggaaactcacacgaagcttccacgaagttgttaggaaactcacatgtagcttctacgaagttgttaggaaactcacatgtagcttccacgaagttgtgaggaaattcacatgtagcttccacgaagctgtcagaaaactcacatgtagcttccatgaagctgtcaggaaactcacatgaagcttcaaggaattgtttttagcttactccttaaaccattctataaatagacactcttataactcattgtaaacacaccacaaatattcagtaatacattctctagttggtccgtggactaaagcaatcacaacgattgcatataaccacgttatctcttgtgtcgatttacatttcttgcatttataatatttcgttcattaagtgggttagtaatcttgtagaattactatcggtgagtgatcttgttgaatcacttgcgttgttttgggtcctaatatccttacaactggtatcagagcacaaggtttcgttaagggaacgatggcggaagacgggaagtttagaatcgaccgattcaatgggagagactttggcttttggaagatgcaaattgaagattacttgtatcaaaagaagctacaccaacccttgttagagaccaagcctgaaagcatgaacgatgccgattggacgcttttggatcgtcaagctttgggcgctattcgtctttcacttgctaagaacgttgcatacaacgttgtgaatgagaagacgacgtttgcttgcttgaaagcactctctaacatgtatgagaaacctaccgcttctaataaggtatttctcatgcgtcaattgttcaatacaaagatgaaggaaggtacgagtgtaacggatcatatcaatgaatttaataatatcgtttcaaggcttgaatcggtagaaattaagtttgatgatgaactaaaagcactaatcttgctttcatcattaccggaaagttggtcgggtacggttaccgcggttagtagctctacgggaactactaagctagcgtttgaagcaataagggatttgattcttggtgaagatactcgtaggagaaactcgggggaatcgacatccggttctttgttaagtaccgacaaccgtggtaggaaatttgatcgcggtgagaagaagggtagaaagaagtctaagaagaggtatccatcgaaagatagaagtgaagctgtttgttggggttgcaatcaaaaagggcactttcaaaggaattgtaaaaatggtccggcgaaaggtgtgaacttgaccgcgaaagaaagtgatgatgcacttttatgtagtgttgaaaattctatggagtcttggattttggattcgggagctttatttcatgctactcatgtcaaaagcatgatgaagaattttcgttcatatcaaggcaaggtgagattggcggacgacaaacaactcaatatagagggcattggagatgtattattgaagactactcttggctctaattggaccttgaaaaacgtaaggtacattcctaaattaaaaaggaaacttatttcggttggtcaattagatgatgaaggtaacgcggttacttttaaaaactgccaatggaaggtggttaagggtagttgtgttgtggctcgtggacataaaaggggaactctttatatggttgaagtgtttgatgaagacacggtggttgctacggttaatgttgagtccgaatcaactctatggcaccgaagactcgggcatatgagtgagaagggtatgaagatgcttgtttcgagtgggagaattccatatttgaaaaaggtagaacttggattttgcgaaccatgtgtatacgggaagcaaaagaaggtgacttttgggaaaacgggaaatgctcctaagttggagaaattggagctcgttcatacggatgtgtttggtccaaccaatgtagaatcacatggaggttctcgttattatgtcaccttcattgacgactccactcgaaaggtatgggtttattttcttaaagctaaatccgatgtatttaatact
This genomic window from Rutidosis leptorrhynchoides isolate AG116_Rl617_1_P2 chromosome 2, CSIRO_AGI_Rlap_v1, whole genome shotgun sequence contains:
- the LOC139889739 gene encoding F-box/LRR-repeat protein 12-like, which produces MCGSTLQRLSLTFCSQVTDKGFISIACYCPFLFVICLVRCSITDNGLGLMTKSCKSLVEVNLTYCNNITDCGIQYLSQNCRQLKVSLQLLPIVHCFLLSVICLIGCSITDSMLEILAKSCKSLIEVKLYTCTHITNRGIQYIFQNCRQLRALKIRSCKKVVGLGLRGFSSTLTILEASCCALDSTDVTEILRGGVGLEYLRLSWDVNERIFLGQGLTSIGLGNLKVLDIEWCKSIEDDVIISISKGCPLLRDWDLSHCPKVGLRGWESIGLYCQNLEIIHVYGCTRFCDKGLLCLGNGCKRLSIIWFGNGMNITSNGLSAFNLQRQDVKINKGSDATISFTSWRFTWPFKELQLSREPEFE